In Acidimicrobiales bacterium, a single window of DNA contains:
- the leuS gene encoding leucine--tRNA ligase — MAEYDFREAEPRWQERWAELGTYEIDNDDPRPPYYVLCMYPYPSGPAHQGHIRNYTFGDVLVRMRTMQGYGVLSPFGFDSFGLPAENAAIRGGSHPRAYTEARIAELKASVLRLGAVYDWRREVRSHDPQYMRFNQMIFTRLLEAGLAYRAEAPVNWCPGCQTVLANEQVLADGTCERSGDVVERRQLAQWFLKITDYADELLDALDGLDWPERVKTMQRNWIGRSEGARLRLEVVGAPGTEIEVFTTRPDTGFGITSVVLAPEHPLVATLTTPEQHGAVGELVLMASQETDIERLSSEGSLDKRGAFTGSFCVNPFNGEQVPVYVADYVLASYGTGAVIGVPAEDQRDFDFASLHGLPVVRTVQPPEGFEGGAYSGNGVKVNSGFMDGLEVAAAKGAAIEWLEQKGIGAGTVQYRLRDWLISRQRYWGCPIPVVYCERDGIVGLPDDALPVLLPDDVEFLPTGESPLKRHPEFLETTCPRCGGAARRETDTMDTFVDSSWYFLRFTSPAEADRPVDPAAATRWMPVDQYIGGITHAILHLLYARFFTRALGEIGLSPGELREPFAQLFCQGMIRLEGRAMSKSRGNVVSPNEYFERVGADALRLFHLFAGPPVEDIDWSAQSEEIIEGCGRYLRRVWRLATGEVEEGAPAADAAELSVALRRARHKAVRQVTQDLDRYAFNTAVAEVMSLTNEISRARQGGVAADEVDEAIDTLLQLLAPMTPHLAAEAYQHRHATHLHEQPWPSFDEGALAEETVTMVVQVNGKLRDRLQVDVAITEEEATRLALGSPRVAEQLAGAVPQRVVARPPRLVNVVL, encoded by the coding sequence ATGGCTGAGTACGACTTCAGGGAAGCCGAGCCGCGTTGGCAGGAGCGGTGGGCCGAGCTCGGGACCTACGAGATCGACAACGACGACCCCCGCCCGCCCTACTACGTGCTCTGCATGTACCCCTACCCGAGCGGGCCGGCGCACCAGGGCCACATCCGCAACTACACCTTCGGCGACGTCCTCGTCCGGATGCGCACGATGCAGGGCTACGGCGTCCTCTCCCCCTTCGGTTTCGACTCCTTCGGCCTCCCCGCCGAGAACGCCGCGATCCGCGGCGGCAGCCACCCGCGCGCCTACACCGAGGCGCGCATCGCGGAGCTGAAGGCGAGCGTGCTGCGCCTCGGCGCCGTCTACGACTGGCGGCGCGAGGTCCGCAGCCACGACCCGCAGTACATGCGCTTCAACCAGATGATCTTCACCCGCCTGCTCGAGGCCGGCCTCGCCTACCGCGCCGAGGCCCCGGTGAACTGGTGCCCTGGCTGTCAGACGGTGCTCGCCAACGAGCAGGTCCTCGCCGACGGGACCTGCGAGCGCTCAGGCGACGTCGTCGAGCGCCGCCAGCTCGCGCAGTGGTTCCTCAAGATCACCGACTACGCCGACGAGCTCCTCGACGCGCTGGACGGCCTCGACTGGCCCGAGCGCGTGAAGACGATGCAGCGCAACTGGATCGGCCGCTCCGAGGGGGCGCGCCTCCGCCTCGAGGTCGTCGGCGCCCCCGGCACCGAGATCGAGGTCTTCACCACCCGCCCCGACACCGGCTTCGGCATCACCTCGGTGGTCCTCGCCCCCGAGCACCCCCTCGTCGCCACGCTCACCACCCCCGAGCAGCACGGCGCGGTCGGCGAGCTCGTCCTCATGGCGAGCCAGGAGACCGACATCGAGCGCCTCTCCTCTGAGGGAAGCCTCGACAAGCGCGGCGCCTTCACCGGCAGCTTCTGCGTCAACCCCTTCAACGGCGAGCAGGTCCCCGTCTACGTCGCCGACTACGTCCTCGCGAGCTACGGCACCGGGGCGGTGATCGGCGTCCCCGCCGAGGACCAGCGCGACTTCGACTTCGCGTCGCTGCACGGCCTCCCGGTGGTGCGCACCGTGCAGCCCCCCGAGGGCTTCGAAGGGGGTGCCTACTCCGGCAACGGCGTGAAGGTGAATAGCGGCTTCATGGACGGCCTCGAGGTGGCCGCCGCGAAGGGCGCCGCGATCGAATGGCTCGAGCAGAAGGGGATCGGTGCCGGTACCGTCCAGTACCGGCTGCGCGACTGGCTGATCAGCCGCCAGCGCTACTGGGGCTGCCCGATCCCGGTCGTCTACTGCGAGCGCGACGGCATCGTCGGCCTCCCCGACGACGCCCTCCCGGTGCTCCTCCCCGACGACGTCGAGTTCCTCCCGACCGGCGAGTCACCCCTGAAGCGCCACCCCGAGTTCCTGGAGACGACCTGTCCCCGCTGCGGCGGCGCGGCGCGGCGCGAGACCGACACGATGGACACCTTCGTCGACTCCTCCTGGTACTTCCTCCGCTTCACGAGTCCGGCGGAGGCCGACCGCCCCGTCGACCCCGCCGCGGCGACGCGCTGGATGCCGGTCGACCAGTACATCGGCGGCATCACCCACGCCATCCTCCACCTCCTCTACGCGCGCTTCTTCACCCGCGCCCTCGGCGAGATCGGCCTCTCCCCTGGCGAGCTCCGCGAGCCCTTCGCGCAGCTCTTCTGCCAGGGGATGATCCGCCTCGAGGGGCGGGCGATGTCAAAGTCGCGGGGCAACGTCGTCTCGCCCAACGAGTACTTCGAGCGGGTCGGCGCCGACGCGTTGCGCCTCTTCCACCTCTTCGCCGGCCCCCCGGTCGAGGACATCGACTGGTCCGCGCAGAGCGAGGAGATCATCGAGGGCTGCGGCCGCTACCTGCGCCGCGTCTGGCGCCTCGCCACCGGAGAGGTGGAGGAGGGGGCGCCCGCGGCCGACGCGGCGGAGCTCTCGGTGGCGCTCCGCCGGGCGCGCCACAAGGCCGTCCGCCAGGTGACCCAGGACCTCGACCGCTACGCCTTCAACACCGCGGTCGCCGAGGTGATGAGCCTCACCAACGAGATCTCGCGCGCCCGCCAGGGCGGGGTCGCCGCCGACGAGGTCGACGAGGCGATCGACACCCTCCTGCAGCTCCTCGCCCCGATGACGCCGCACCTCGCCGCCGAGGCCTACCAGCACCGCCACGCCACCCACCTGCACGAGCAGCCCTGGCCGAGCTTCGACGAGGGCGCGCTCGCCGAGGAGACGGTGACGATGGTCGTGCAGGTGAACGGCAAGCTCCGCGACCGGCTGCAGGTCGACGTCGCGATCACCGAGGAGGAGGCGACCCGCCTCGCGCTCGGCTCGCCGCGCGTCGCCGAGCAGCTCGCGGGTGCGGTGCCGCAGCGCGTCGTCGCCCGCCCGCCCCGCCTGGTGAACGTCGTCCTCTGA
- the hxpB gene encoding hexitol phosphatase HxpB, whose amino-acid sequence MPPPPAPLGAAIFDMDGLLVDSEPYWRRVEAEVFSALGADIRPYLGHGYTMGMRVDEAVAFLAAFAGLGEVDLVAVEADVVAGVVQAIGHEAELLPGVEVALGLFEEAGLPRALASGSTPPVIDAVLDRFDLRRRFDGVFTAADDAYGKPHPAIFLRAAAALGVPAEGCVVLEDSLNGCIAAKAARMRVIAVPHPDDAADPRYSIADLNLTSLEELALPAVRARLGLEEVLQRR is encoded by the coding sequence ATGCCGCCCCCACCGGCGCCGCTCGGCGCCGCGATCTTCGACATGGACGGCCTGCTCGTCGACTCCGAGCCGTACTGGCGGCGCGTCGAGGCGGAGGTCTTCTCCGCGCTCGGCGCCGACATCCGCCCCTACCTCGGTCACGGCTACACGATGGGGATGCGCGTCGACGAGGCCGTCGCCTTTCTCGCCGCCTTCGCCGGCCTCGGCGAGGTCGACCTCGTCGCGGTGGAGGCCGACGTGGTCGCCGGTGTCGTGCAGGCGATCGGCCACGAGGCCGAGCTCCTCCCCGGCGTCGAGGTCGCGCTCGGCCTCTTCGAGGAGGCGGGGCTGCCCCGCGCCCTTGCCTCGGGCTCGACGCCGCCGGTGATCGACGCCGTCCTCGACCGCTTCGACCTGCGGCGGCGCTTCGACGGCGTCTTCACCGCCGCCGACGACGCCTACGGCAAGCCGCACCCGGCGATCTTCCTGCGCGCCGCCGCCGCGCTCGGGGTGCCCGCCGAGGGCTGCGTCGTCCTTGAGGACTCGCTCAACGGCTGCATCGCCGCCAAGGCGGCGCGCATGCGGGTGATCGCGGTGCCGCACCCCGACGACGCGGCCGACCCCCGCTACTCGATCGCCGACCTCAACCTCACCTCGCTCGAGGAGCTCGCCCTCCCTGCGGTGCGCGCCCGCCTCGGCCTCGAAGAGGTGCTGCAGCGGCGCTGA
- a CDS encoding PAC2 family protein has protein sequence MTFVRRGIDAPEHPVLIVVLEGWVDAGFAAATAASVLLEQNATRTYAAFAGDDLIDYRARRPQLRIRDGVRRRIYWPEPRLRVGTDPLGLGIALLVGPEPDYRWRPFAAEVTELALEIGTRLVVGLGGFPAPTPHTRKIGITTTASDAALARQVGFVPGRLGVPAGIADVLGAACTEAGIPSVGLWARVPHYSASSLFPAAAVALLEALAQLTGIQVDMSELRHNAEEHLRQVDELVAKNEETAALARELERQFDAGVGTPVVAEANLPSADELAAELERYLRGELS, from the coding sequence GTGACCTTCGTCCGTCGCGGCATCGACGCCCCCGAGCACCCGGTGCTCATCGTCGTGCTCGAGGGCTGGGTGGACGCCGGCTTCGCCGCCGCGACCGCGGCGAGCGTGCTCCTCGAGCAGAACGCCACCCGCACCTACGCCGCCTTCGCCGGCGACGACCTCATCGACTACCGGGCGCGGCGCCCGCAGCTGCGGATCCGAGACGGCGTGCGCCGGCGGATCTACTGGCCCGAGCCGCGCCTGCGGGTCGGCACCGACCCGCTCGGCCTCGGCATCGCGCTCCTCGTCGGCCCCGAGCCCGACTACCGCTGGCGCCCCTTCGCCGCGGAGGTCACCGAGCTCGCCCTCGAGATCGGGACCCGCCTCGTCGTCGGCCTCGGCGGCTTCCCCGCGCCCACCCCGCACACCCGCAAGATCGGCATCACGACCACCGCCTCTGACGCCGCCCTCGCCCGCCAGGTCGGCTTCGTCCCCGGCCGCCTCGGCGTCCCCGCGGGGATCGCCGATGTCCTCGGCGCGGCCTGCACGGAGGCGGGGATCCCCTCTGTCGGTCTCTGGGCGCGCGTCCCGCACTACAGCGCGAGCTCGCTCTTCCCCGCCGCGGCGGTCGCCCTCCTCGAGGCGCTCGCCCAGCTGACGGGGATCCAGGTCGACATGAGCGAGCTGCGCCACAACGCGGAGGAGCACCTCCGCCAGGTCGACGAGCTCGTTGCGAAGAACGAGGAGACCGCCGCGCTCGCCCGCGAGCTCGAGCGGCAGTTCGACGCCGGGGTGGGGACCCCGGTCGTCGCCGAGGCCAACCTCCCCTCGGCCGATGAGCTCGCTGCCGAGCTCGAGCGCTACCTCCGGGGTGAGCTCTCCTAG
- a CDS encoding SDR family oxidoreductase: protein MDLGLDGRVALVTASSKGLGRGAAEALAAEGASVVICARGGEALEATRAGIEAAGGAVLAIEADVTEQGAPDALVAATLERFGRIDIVVGNSGGPPPRRALEVTDEELRAALEANLLTHVRLTRAALPHLRAQGWGRLCFIASYSIVQPLPHLALSNAARTGLWAWAKTAAKDLVGSGVTLNLACPGPHGTDRMKEVGGAPPAGGFGDPGDFGRVVAFLCSTAAAFVNGAAVLVDGGETLAL, encoded by the coding sequence GTGGACCTCGGCCTCGACGGGCGAGTCGCGCTCGTCACCGCCTCCTCGAAGGGCCTCGGGCGGGGCGCCGCCGAGGCGCTCGCCGCCGAGGGGGCGTCGGTGGTGATCTGCGCGCGTGGCGGCGAGGCTCTCGAGGCGACGCGTGCCGGGATCGAGGCCGCGGGCGGGGCGGTGCTGGCGATCGAGGCCGACGTCACCGAGCAGGGCGCGCCCGACGCGCTCGTCGCCGCGACCCTCGAGCGCTTCGGGCGGATCGACATCGTGGTCGGCAACTCCGGCGGGCCACCGCCGCGGCGCGCCCTCGAGGTCACCGACGAGGAGCTGCGCGCCGCCCTCGAAGCCAACCTCCTCACCCACGTGCGCCTGACGCGCGCTGCCCTCCCGCACCTGCGCGCCCAGGGCTGGGGGCGGCTCTGCTTCATCGCCTCGTACTCGATCGTGCAGCCGCTGCCGCACCTCGCGCTCTCGAACGCGGCGCGCACCGGGCTGTGGGCGTGGGCCAAGACCGCCGCCAAGGACCTCGTCGGGAGCGGGGTGACGCTCAACCTCGCCTGCCCCGGCCCGCACGGCACCGACCGGATGAAAGAGGTCGGCGGGGCGCCCCCCGCGGGCGGCTTCGGCGACCCGGGGGACTTCGGGAGGGTCGTCGCCTTTCTGTGCTCGACCGCTGCGGCCTTCGTGAACGGCGCCGCGGTGCTCGTCGACGGGGGCGAGACGCTCGCCCTTTAG
- a CDS encoding Xaa-Pro peptidase family protein: MSERAVAARSERLARVREEMARQGVGALLLSLGADLPWLCGYEAMPLERPTVLVVPVESEATLVVPEIEAPRVVPDAANFALRPWAEGEDPIEVIASLTGRHRVLAISDRAWASLLLSLVDALPNALFRKASTVTAALRAVKDEEEIAALRAASAAADRVAEALLAGEIPLIGATEAQVSRELSARLLAEGHEKVNFAIVGSGPNSASPHHEPGARRIAAGDAVVCDFGGTLRLGEGPGYCSDTTRTVVAGEPPPGFAELYAVLERAQSEAVAAVAAGRRCEEIDAAARTVIEEAGFGEAFLHRTGHGIGIEEHEDPYIVSGNATTLRPGHAFSVEPGIYLAGRMGARIEDIVVVTEAAPEVLNHAPHGLVVVG, from the coding sequence ATGAGCGAGCGGGCGGTGGCGGCACGCAGCGAGCGCCTGGCACGCGTCCGCGAGGAGATGGCCCGCCAGGGGGTGGGCGCCCTCCTCCTCTCCCTCGGTGCCGACCTCCCCTGGCTCTGCGGCTACGAGGCGATGCCCCTCGAGCGGCCGACGGTCCTCGTCGTCCCCGTCGAGTCCGAGGCGACCCTCGTCGTCCCCGAGATCGAGGCGCCGCGCGTCGTCCCCGACGCGGCGAACTTCGCCCTCCGCCCCTGGGCCGAGGGCGAGGACCCGATCGAGGTCATCGCCTCGCTCACCGGCCGTCACCGCGTGCTCGCGATCTCGGACCGGGCCTGGGCGTCGCTGCTCCTCTCGCTCGTCGACGCCCTCCCGAACGCCCTCTTCCGCAAGGCCTCGACGGTCACCGCGGCGCTGCGGGCGGTGAAGGACGAGGAGGAGATCGCCGCGCTGCGCGCCGCCTCGGCGGCCGCCGACCGCGTCGCCGAGGCGCTCCTCGCCGGCGAGATCCCGCTCATCGGCGCGACCGAGGCGCAGGTCTCGCGCGAGCTCTCGGCCCGCCTCCTCGCCGAGGGCCACGAGAAGGTGAACTTCGCGATCGTCGGCAGCGGCCCCAACTCGGCGAGCCCGCACCACGAGCCGGGGGCGCGCCGCATCGCCGCCGGCGACGCGGTCGTCTGCGACTTCGGGGGGACGCTGCGCCTCGGTGAGGGCCCCGGCTACTGCTCGGACACCACCCGCACCGTCGTCGCCGGCGAGCCGCCGCCCGGCTTCGCCGAGCTCTACGCCGTCCTCGAGCGCGCCCAGAGCGAGGCTGTCGCGGCCGTCGCCGCCGGCAGACGCTGCGAGGAGATCGACGCCGCGGCGCGCACGGTGATCGAGGAGGCCGGCTTCGGCGAGGCCTTCCTGCACCGTACCGGCCACGGCATCGGCATCGAGGAGCACGAGGACCCCTACATCGTCTCGGGGAACGCGACGACGCTCCGCCCGGGCCACGCCTTCTCGGTCGAGCCCGGCATCTACCTCGCCGGCCGCATGGGGGCGCGCATCGAGGACATCGTCGTCGTCACCGAGGCCGCCCCGGAGGTGCTCAACCACGCGCCGCACGGCCTCGTCGTGGTCGGCTAG
- the lipA gene encoding lipoyl synthase yields the protein MADPVLRVRSLGRVRYRDGHALQRALFHHSHEEYLLLLEHNHVYTLGVRARPEHVLADPAEHGAELVRADRGGDVTYHGPGQLVGYPILNVALKADAIPAYVHRVEELVLATLRELGLTDVGRMAEYPGVWVEPDGPRPRKICAVGVRVSRGRTMHGFALNVEPDLAMFDHIVPCGIEEYPVTSLAAEGVASTVAAVAEIVARLAPRLLAEDGGRPYALEAQVATPPEAAGGATGGRALERRLDAAGVDRSQAVALSARKPEWLRVEARMGEDYLGLRRTMRRLDLVTVCEEAGCPNIYECWADGTATFMINGERCTRACGFCLVDTSHPLPLDPSEPRRVAEAAVSMHLGHAVVTAVARDDLPDGGAGAFAETIAAIRAESPGTAVEVLIPDVKGDERALQSIFDARPDVLNHNLETVLRLQRAVRPSASYARSLAVLGRAKAAGLTTKSGIILGMGEEEHEVLAALADLAAVGVDIVTIGQYLRPSAAHLPVARFWTPEEFARLAAAAREMGFAHVEASPLTRSSYHARQAAEAGAAALSAAASA from the coding sequence GTGGCGGACCCGGTGCTGCGTGTCCGCTCGCTCGGGCGCGTCCGCTACCGGGACGGCCATGCCCTGCAGCGGGCGCTGTTCCACCACAGCCACGAGGAGTATCTGCTGCTCCTCGAGCACAACCACGTCTACACGCTCGGCGTGCGGGCCCGCCCCGAGCACGTCCTCGCCGACCCCGCCGAGCACGGCGCCGAGCTCGTGCGCGCGGACCGCGGCGGCGACGTCACCTACCACGGCCCCGGCCAGCTCGTCGGCTACCCGATCCTCAACGTCGCGCTGAAGGCCGACGCCATCCCCGCCTACGTGCACCGCGTTGAGGAGCTCGTGCTCGCGACGCTCCGCGAGCTCGGCCTCACCGACGTCGGCCGGATGGCCGAGTACCCGGGGGTGTGGGTCGAGCCCGACGGCCCCCGTCCCCGCAAGATCTGCGCCGTCGGCGTGCGGGTGAGCCGCGGCCGGACGATGCACGGCTTCGCGCTGAACGTCGAGCCCGACCTCGCGATGTTCGACCACATCGTCCCCTGCGGCATCGAGGAGTACCCGGTCACCTCGCTCGCCGCGGAGGGCGTCGCGAGCACCGTCGCCGCGGTCGCGGAGATCGTCGCCCGCCTCGCGCCCCGCCTCCTCGCCGAGGACGGGGGCCGCCCCTACGCCCTCGAGGCCCAGGTGGCGACGCCCCCCGAGGCGGCCGGCGGGGCGACGGGCGGGCGGGCGCTCGAGCGTCGACTCGACGCCGCTGGCGTCGACCGCAGCCAGGCGGTCGCGCTCTCGGCACGCAAGCCCGAGTGGCTGCGCGTCGAGGCGCGCATGGGCGAGGACTACCTCGGCCTCCGCCGCACGATGCGCCGCCTCGACCTCGTCACCGTCTGCGAGGAGGCGGGCTGCCCGAACATCTACGAGTGCTGGGCCGACGGCACCGCCACCTTCATGATCAACGGCGAGCGCTGCACGCGCGCCTGCGGCTTCTGCCTCGTCGACACGAGCCACCCCCTGCCGCTTGACCCGAGCGAGCCGCGACGCGTCGCCGAGGCGGCGGTCTCGATGCACCTCGGCCACGCCGTCGTCACCGCGGTCGCCCGCGACGACCTCCCCGACGGTGGCGCCGGGGCCTTCGCCGAGACGATCGCCGCGATCCGTGCCGAGTCGCCCGGCACCGCGGTCGAGGTGCTGATCCCTGACGTGAAGGGCGACGAGCGGGCGCTGCAGAGCATCTTCGACGCCCGCCCCGACGTCTTGAACCACAACCTCGAGACCGTCCTCCGCCTACAGCGGGCGGTCCGTCCCTCGGCCTCCTACGCGCGCAGCCTCGCCGTCCTCGGGCGCGCCAAGGCGGCGGGGCTGACGACCAAGTCGGGGATCATCCTCGGGATGGGCGAGGAGGAGCACGAGGTGCTCGCCGCCCTCGCGGACCTCGCCGCGGTGGGGGTCGACATCGTGACGATCGGCCAGTACCTGCGCCCCTCGGCGGCGCACCTGCCGGTGGCGCGCTTTTGGACGCCGGAGGAGTTCGCACGCCTCGCCGCGGCGGCGCGCGAGATGGGCTTCGCGCACGTCGAGGCCTCGCCGCTCACCCGCTCGAGCTACCACGCCCGCCAGGCCGCGGAGGCCGGCGCGGCGGCCCTCTCCGCCGCGGCGAGCGCATGA
- a CDS encoding dihydrolipoamide acetyltransferase family protein gives MADITMPQLGETVTEGTIIRWLKKVGDTVAQDEPIFEVSTDKVDSEVPSPAAGVLTEILVEEGATVDVGARLAVIGDAGAAPAVPAAPAAEAAPAPEAPSAAPAPEAPPAPAAEAPAPPPAPAAAPPPPPPAPPAPPAAPPAPAAPPAPAPAAVAVAGAPPASGAANNSRGALLSPVVRKLISENGLDASTIPGTGMGGRITRDDVLNYLDSASAPAAAAPVASTAVTTAAPTPAAAPPAAAPAVPLSTPAAPTGVRDEVVPFTAIRRVTAEHMVRSKATSAHTLVAMEVDFESIERVRHAQRDRFRAEEGFGLTYLPFISRAVVDVLRDYPHLNASVGDDALVIHKDINLGYAVDLNLEGLIVPVLHHADGQSLRGIARSVADLAARARSRKLSADDITGGTFSITNPGPFGTMLTMPIIAQPQVAILSTDGVKRRPVVVTAGDGSEAIAIHSVGLLALSFDHRAVDGAYASAFLRDVTKVLETRDWSAEL, from the coding sequence TTGGCTGACATCACGATGCCGCAGCTTGGCGAGACGGTGACCGAGGGCACCATCATCCGGTGGCTGAAGAAGGTCGGTGACACCGTCGCGCAGGACGAGCCGATCTTCGAGGTCTCGACCGACAAGGTCGACTCCGAGGTCCCCTCGCCCGCCGCGGGCGTGCTCACCGAGATCCTCGTCGAGGAGGGCGCGACGGTCGACGTCGGCGCCCGCCTGGCGGTGATCGGCGACGCCGGCGCGGCTCCCGCCGTTCCCGCCGCTCCGGCTGCTGAGGCCGCCCCCGCCCCCGAGGCTCCTTCCGCGGCGCCTGCCCCGGAGGCGCCGCCGGCACCCGCCGCCGAGGCCCCGGCCCCGCCGCCTGCTCCCGCCGCCGCGCCGCCACCACCGCCACCCGCTCCCCCCGCCCCGCCGGCCGCGCCACCGGCTCCCGCCGCTCCTCCCGCGCCCGCCCCGGCCGCCGTCGCGGTGGCCGGGGCCCCGCCCGCGAGCGGCGCGGCGAACAACAGTCGCGGCGCCCTCCTCTCGCCGGTCGTGCGCAAGCTGATCAGCGAGAACGGCCTCGACGCCTCGACCATCCCGGGGACGGGCATGGGCGGTCGCATCACCCGCGACGACGTCCTCAACTACCTCGACTCGGCCTCCGCACCGGCGGCGGCCGCTCCGGTGGCTTCGACCGCGGTCACGACCGCCGCACCGACTCCCGCCGCCGCTCCGCCCGCGGCGGCGCCCGCCGTGCCGCTCAGCACGCCGGCCGCTCCGACCGGGGTGCGCGACGAGGTCGTGCCCTTCACGGCGATCCGCCGCGTCACGGCGGAGCACATGGTGCGCTCGAAGGCCACCTCCGCCCACACCCTGGTGGCGATGGAGGTCGACTTCGAGAGCATCGAACGGGTGCGCCACGCCCAGCGCGACCGCTTCCGCGCCGAGGAGGGCTTCGGCCTCACCTACCTGCCGTTCATCAGCCGGGCGGTGGTCGACGTGCTGCGGGACTACCCGCACCTGAACGCCTCGGTCGGCGACGACGCGCTCGTCATCCACAAGGACATCAACCTCGGCTACGCGGTCGACCTGAACCTCGAGGGGCTGATCGTCCCGGTGCTGCACCACGCCGACGGCCAGTCGCTGCGGGGGATCGCCCGCTCGGTGGCCGACCTCGCGGCGCGCGCCCGCTCGCGCAAGCTCTCCGCCGACGACATCACGGGAGGGACCTTTTCGATCACCAACCCCGGCCCCTTCGGGACGATGCTCACGATGCCGATCATCGCCCAGCCGCAGGTGGCGATCCTCTCGACCGACGGCGTGAAGCGCCGCCCGGTCGTCGTCACCGCCGGCGACGGGAGCGAGGCGATCGCGATCCACTCGGTCGGGCTGCTCGCGCTCTCCTTCGACCACCGCGCCGTCGACGGCGCCTACGCCTCGGCCTTCCTCCGGGACGTGACCAAGGTGCTGGAGACGCGCGACTGGTCGGCAGAGCTCTGA
- the lpdA gene encoding dihydrolipoyl dehydrogenase — protein MVPTPDDAALSDEFDVVIVGGGPGGYAAALYGAAAGLSIAMVEKDKVGGTCLHRGCIPAKEFLETASVYRTVAGAKEFGIQAGQPAVDFSVSLDRKAKVVEQLYRGLTGLLKGRKVTVLAGTGELLPDKVVRVTATDGSVRELRGAYVVLAAGSVPRSIPGFEPDGRLVLTSDEVLDLSVLPHSVAVIGGGAIGCEFASMMADLGSQVTLLEVAPNILPGCDRDAADVVLKSFQRRGIVVRTGVAVRGHEPHDTGTAVLFGEGERVDVDAVVISVGRRPLSEGLLAPGTGVELDERGFVRVDEWNHTTAEDVFAVGDLVPTPQLAHVGFAEAILVIKQILEEPAVPIDYRNVPWCIYCHPEVAFVGYTEEAARAAGYEVVVQKDPYGGNGRARILGETDGLVKVIAERGPDGRAGRILGVHMVGPWVTEQLGQAYLSVNWEATPDEISQFVQPHPSLSETFGETVLALTGRGLHVG, from the coding sequence GTGGTCCCCACGCCGGACGATGCAGCGCTGAGCGACGAGTTCGACGTCGTCATCGTCGGGGGTGGACCAGGTGGTTACGCCGCAGCTCTCTACGGCGCCGCGGCCGGGCTGTCGATCGCGATGGTGGAGAAGGACAAGGTAGGCGGGACCTGCCTGCACCGCGGCTGCATCCCCGCGAAGGAGTTCCTCGAGACGGCGTCGGTGTACCGGACCGTCGCCGGTGCGAAGGAGTTCGGCATCCAGGCGGGCCAGCCGGCGGTCGACTTCTCGGTGAGCCTCGACCGCAAGGCAAAGGTCGTCGAGCAGCTCTACCGCGGCCTCACCGGGCTGTTGAAGGGGCGGAAGGTGACCGTCCTCGCCGGGACCGGCGAGCTCCTCCCCGACAAGGTGGTGCGCGTCACGGCCACCGACGGCTCGGTGCGCGAGCTGCGCGGCGCCTACGTCGTCCTCGCCGCCGGCTCGGTGCCGCGCTCGATCCCGGGCTTCGAGCCCGACGGCCGCCTCGTGCTCACCTCCGACGAGGTCCTCGACCTCTCTGTCCTCCCGCACTCGGTGGCGGTGATCGGCGGCGGGGCGATCGGCTGCGAGTTCGCCTCGATGATGGCCGACCTCGGCAGCCAGGTGACCCTCCTCGAGGTCGCGCCGAACATCCTCCCCGGCTGTGACCGCGATGCCGCCGACGTCGTGCTGAAGAGCTTCCAGCGGCGCGGGATCGTGGTGCGCACCGGCGTCGCCGTGCGCGGCCACGAGCCGCACGACACCGGCACCGCGGTCCTCTTCGGCGAGGGCGAGCGCGTCGACGTCGACGCCGTCGTCATCTCGGTCGGCCGCCGCCCCCTCTCCGAGGGACTGCTCGCGCCGGGCACCGGCGTCGAGCTCGACGAGCGGGGTTTCGTACGCGTCGACGAGTGGAACCACACCACCGCCGAGGACGTCTTCGCGGTCGGCGACCTCGTGCCCACCCCGCAGCTCGCGCACGTCGGCTTCGCCGAGGCGATCCTCGTCATCAAGCAGATCCTCGAGGAGCCCGCGGTCCCGATCGACTACCGCAACGTCCCGTGGTGCATCTACTGCCACCCCGAGGTCGCCTTCGTCGGCTACACCGAGGAGGCGGCGCGCGCCGCCGGCTACGAGGTCGTCGTCCAGAAGGACCCCTACGGGGGCAACGGCCGCGCCCGCATCCTCGGCGAGACCGACGGGCTCGTGAAGGTGATCGCCGAGCGGGGCCCCGACGGGCGCGCCGGGCGCATCCTCGGCGTGCACATGGTCGGGCCGTGGGTCACCGAGCAGCTCGGCCAGGCCTATCTCTCTGTCAACTGGGAAGCCACACCCGACGAGATCTCCCAGTTCGTTCAACCGCACCCGTCGTTGTCGGAGACCTTCGGCGAAACGGTGCTCGCTCTCACGGGAAGGGGACTCCACGTTGGCTGA